A genomic window from Salvia miltiorrhiza cultivar Shanhuang (shh) chromosome 5, IMPLAD_Smil_shh, whole genome shotgun sequence includes:
- the LOC130986531 gene encoding uncharacterized protein LOC130986531 yields MEGRRSLQLQSMKPHVKHEKEKVELQSSWVIDAEKPCTSNRSLIRERKLTLQQDVDKLKKRLRHEENVHRALERAFTRPLGALPRLPPYLPQHTLELLAEVAVLEEEVVRLEEKIVLFRKGLYQEAAYISSSKKMEIKDPEQKQSTFLVTSKADSETDIWKDSPFLSDEKRGKENQSSTSSVKNKQQSPNSKVEPLRTPVKKRATERKSGERRLDPQRSQLEMHILNHATTTKTTPANQEATSPVDGSPNKISESILKCLMNIYLRLSSMKNRTSTESLPSQSAAYSFDPYNLCSMFGKRDIGPYKHLMSIDVASIDPNRTTISVFLVQRLKLLFRKLATVSLKDLTHQEKLAFWINIYNSCMMNAFLEYGIPEDPETVFELMQKATVTVSEHVLTAITIEHFILRLPYHSKYTSSKSTKYDETMTRSMFGLELSEPFVTFALSCGSWSSPVVRVYTASQVESELETAKREYLQAAVGISTIRKVIAIPKLMDWYLLDFAKDFESLVDWICLQLPSELAKEAITCLEGRKDSPPLQSIQILPYEFSFRYLFHT; encoded by the exons ATGGAAGGCCGGAGGAGTTTGCAGTTGCAGTCTATGAAGCCTCACGTTAAGCACGAAAAG GAAAAAGTGGAACTGCAGAGTAGCTGGGTAATCGATGCTGAGAAACCATGTACGAGTAATCGAAGCTtgataagagagagaaaattgacaTTACAACAAGAT GTTGATAAGTTAAAGAAGAGACTACGGCATGAGGAAAATGTTCATAGAGCTCTGGAGAGGGCCTTCACCAGACCACTAGGAGCTCTTCCTCGTCTGCCTCCGTATCTCCCACAACAT ACACTGGAGCTTCTAGCTGAAGTAGCTGTTTTGGAAGAAGAAGTAGTTCGGCTTGAAGAAAAAATAGTGCTTTTCAGGAAAGGACTATATCAAGAAGCTGCTTACATTTCATCCTCCAAAAAGATGGAGATTAAAGACCCTGAACAGAAGCAATCGACTTTTTTGGTTACCTCCAAGGCGGATTCTGAAACCGACATTTGGAAGGATTCACCTTTTCTTTCAG AtgaaaaaagaggaaaagaaaACCAGTCAAGCACCAGTTCTGTGAAGAATAAGCAGCAATCCCCTAATTCTAAAGTAGAGCCACTCAGAACTCCTGTGAAGAAGCGTGCGACTGAGCGCAAGTCAGGTGAGAGGCGTTTGGATCCTCAGAGATCACAG TTGGAAATGCATATATTGAATCATGCGACAACAACAAAGACGACTCCTGCTAATCAAGAGGCAACGTCACCAGTAGATGGTAGTCCAAACAAAATTTCTGAGAGCATTCTGAAATGCTTAATGAACATTTATTTGAGATTGAGCTCCATGAAGAATAGGACCTCTACTGAAAGTTTACCTTCACAGTCAGCGGCATATTCTTTTGATCCTTATAATTTATGTTCGATGTTTGGGAAGAGGGATATTGGTCCATATAAGCATTTAATGTCCATTGATGTGGCGTCCATCGATCCAAACCGGACAACAATATCAGTGTTCCTTGTTCAAAGATTGAA GCTACTGTTTCGGAAACTTGCAACAGTTAGTTTGAAGGACCTAACCCACCAAGAAAAACTCGCCTTTTGGATTAACATCTACAATTCGTGCATGATGAAT GCATTTCTCGagtatggcattccagaggatcCTGAGACGGTGTTTGAACTGATGCAAAAG GCAACAGTGACTGTTAGTGAACATGTTCTAACTGCAATAACCATTGAGCATTTCATATTGAGATTGCCTTATCACTCAAAATAT ACTTCCTCGAAGAGTACAAAGTATGATGAGACAATGACGAGAAGCATGTTTGGCCTGGAGTTGTCTGAGCCATTTGTAACTTTTGCTCTGTCCTGCGGAAGCTGGTCGTCACCTGTT GTGAGGGTGTACACTGCATCCCAAGTCGAAAGTGAGCTGGAAACTGCTAAGAGAGAGTACTTGCAAGCTGCAGTTGGCATTTCAACCATTAGAAAAGTTATAGCAATACCTAAGTTAATGGATTGGTATCTTCTAGACTTTGCGAAAGACTTCGAATCATTGGTAGATTGGATATGCCTCCAGTTACCTTCTGAACTCGCAAAAGAAGCGATTACATGCCTTGAGGGCAGAAAGGATTCGCCTCCATTGCAGTCCATTCAGATATTGCCGTACGAATTCAGCTTCAGATACCTTTTCCATACATAA